The proteins below are encoded in one region of Triticum aestivum cultivar Chinese Spring chromosome 1B, IWGSC CS RefSeq v2.1, whole genome shotgun sequence:
- the LOC123142541 gene encoding histone H3.2, with the protein MARTKQTARKSTGGKAPRKQLATKAARKSAPATGGVKKPHRFRPGTVALREIRKYQKSTELLIRKLPFQRLVREIAQDFKTDLRFQSSAVSALQEAAEAYLVGLFEDTNLCAIHAKRVTIMPKDIQLARRIRGERA; encoded by the coding sequence ATGGCCCGCACCAAGCAGACGGCGAGGAAGTCCACCGGCGGCAAGGCGCCGAGGAAGCAGCTGGCCACCAAGGCCGCCCGCAAGTCCGCCCCGGCCACCGGCGGCGTCAAGAAGCCCCACCGCTTCCGCCCCGGCACCGTCGCGCTCCGCGAGATCCGCAAGTACCAGAAGAGTACCGAGCTGCTCATCCGCAAGCTCCCCTTCCAGCGCCTGGTGAGGGAGATCGCCCAGGACTTCAAGACCGACCTCCGCTTCCAGTCCTCCGCCGTCTCCGCGCTGCAGGAGGCCGCCGAGGCCTACCTGGTGGGGCTCTTCGAGGACACCAACCTGTGCGCCATCCACGCCAAGCGCGTCACcatcatgcccaaggacatccaGCTCGCACGCCGCATCCGTGGCGAGAGGGCCTAA
- the LOC123142552 gene encoding probable phosphoribosylformylglycinamidine synthase, chloroplastic/mitochondrial gives MASHAEMAASNMLRLPGFPSNMGKQRSSFISTRHPPSRRSRVVRHCLNLRHLCRLPNQRAIVPNIRPMPALTAAVSSGVNSPLIEASGDDMGLVSRIIHFYRKPFLQESEAKELLRKVQAKVSSNIIDIKTEQCFNVELEDALGSTKLATLQWLLAETYEPDNLQTGSFLEEEVSRSPYCFLVEVGPRMTFSTAFSTNAVSICKALSLMEVTRLERSRRYLLCLQPGSDPLDESQLNSFAALIHDRMTECVYPSKLTSFRSDVVPEPVSVIPVMEKGREALEEINLKMGLAFDEQDIKYYTHLFRDDIKRNPTTVELFDIAQSNSEHSRHWFFNGKLEIDGETMPSTLFQLVKSPLKANPNNSIIGFKDNSSAIKGTLVNHLRPALPGSTSPLSLMMRELGILFTAETHNFPCAVAPYPGAETGAGGRIRDTHATGKGSFVVASTAGYCVGNLQIEESYAPWEDSSFSYPSNLASPLQILIDASDGASDYGNKFGEPLIQGFTRNFGSRLPNGERREWLKPIMFSGAIGQIDHAHISKGDPEIGMLVVKIGGPAYRIGMGGGAASSMVSGQNDAELDFNAVQRGDAEMAQKLYRVIRACVEMGEKNPIISIHDQGAGGNCNVVKEIIYPKGAEIDIRSIVVGDHTLSVLEIWGAEYQEQDALLVKPESRNLLQSLCDRERVSMAVLGEIDGSGKIVLIDSAAVEHAMLSGLPPPPPAVDLELEKVLGDMPQKTFDFKRVPRSSEPLDIAPEITLMDVLKRVLKLPSVCSKRFLTTKVDRCVTGLVAQQQTVGPLQLPLADVAVVAQTYTDLTGGACAIGEQPIKGLLNPEAMARLAVGEALTNLVWAKVTSLADVKASGNWMYAAKIDGEGADMYDAAVAMADCMIQLGIAIDGGKDSLSMAAQCDGELVKAPGNLVISAYVTCPDITLTVTPDLKLVKDGVLLHVDLAKGKRRLGCSALAQAFDQIGNDCPDIEDVPYLKKVFEVVQELLSERLISAGHDISDGGLIVTILEMAFAGNCGVNLNIELKDNDLLQTLFAEELGLVIEVHLDDLDVVKQKLHAAGVSANVIGEVTAAPEIELLVDGEVCLKERTSDLRDLWEETSFQLEELQRLKSCVKLEKEGLKSRTSPSWHLSFTPKFTDKKLLSASSKPKVAIIREEGSNSDREMSAAFHAAGFEPWDITMSDLLNQKASLTEFRGIAFVGGFSYADVLDSAKGWAASIRFNQPLIQQFQEFYNRPDTFSLGVCNGCQLMALLGWVPGPEIGGSLGAGGDMSQPRFTHNESGRFECRFISVAIGDSPSIMFRGMEGSTLGIWSAHGEGRAFFPDENVLSDVVNSNLAPLRYCDDANNVTEVYPFNPNGSPLGIAALCSPNGRHLALMPHPERSFMMWQYPWYPKEWQVEKGGPSPWLRMFQNAREWCS, from the exons ATGGCATCTCATGCTGAAATGGCAGCAAGCAATATGCTACGTCTTCCAGGCTTTCCTAGTAATATG GGAAAACAAAGGAGTAGTTTTATATCCACAAGACACCCACCTTCGAGAAGGTCACGAGTGGTTCGACATTGCCTGAACCTACGTCATCTTTGCCGTTTACCTAATCAAAGGGCTATTGTTCCAAATATCCGACCAATGCCTGCTCTCACTGCTGCAGTATCCAGCGGAGTTAATAGTCCATTGATAGAGGCATCTGGTGATGACATGGGTTTAGTTTCAAGGATTATTCACTTTTATCGCAAACCATTTCTTCAAGAGAGTGAGGCCAAGGAGTTACTCAGGAAAGTGCAGGCAAAGGTTTCTTCTAATATTATTGATATAAAGACTGAGCAATGCTTCAATGTTGAGTTGGAGGATGCACTAGGTTCTACGAAGCTCGCAACACTTCAGTGGCTCCTAGCAGAAACTTATGAACCTGACAACTTACAAACAGGGAGCTTTCTGGAGGAGGAAGTTTCTAGGAGCCCTTACTGCTTCCTTGTTGAGGTTGGTCCCCGGATGACATTTTCGACAGCTTTCTCAACCAATGCTGTCTCGATTTGTAAAGCTCTATCATTAATGGAAGTAACTCGCCTGGAGAGGTCTAGAAGATATCTTTTGTGCCTTCAGCCTGGTAGTGACCCACTTGATGAAAGCCAACTCAACAGCTTTGCTGCTTTGATTCATGACAGGATGACAGAGTGTGTTTATCCTAGCAAGCTCACATCATTTCGGTCAGATGTAGTTCCAGAACCTGTCAGTGTTATACCAGTCATGGAAAAGGGAAGGGAAGCACTGGAGGAAATAAATCTTAAAATGGGTCTTGCTTTTGATGAACAAGATATCAAATACTACACTCACCTATTCAGAGATGACATCAAGCGCAATCCAACTACAGTGGAACTTTTTGACATAGCGCAATCAAACAGTGAGCACAGCAGACATTGGTTTTTTAATGGAAAGCTTGAGATAGATGGAGAGACCATGCCAAGTACTTTGTTTCAGTTAGTAAAGAGTCCCTTGAAGGCTAACCCTAATAATTCTATTATTGGGTTCAAGGATAACTCGAGTGCAATAAAAGGGACTCTTGTAAATCACCTACGCCCAGCACTACCAGGTTCCACTTCACCGCTATCCCTGATGATGCGTGAACTAGGCATTCTGTTCACAGCAGAAACCCATAATTTTCCATGTGCTGTGGCACCCTACCCAGGAGCTGAAACAGGTGCAGGTGGCCGCATAAGGGACACACATGCCACTGGAAAGGGCTCATTTGTTGTTGCTTCAACTGCTGGTTATTGTGTTGGAAACCTTCAAATTGAAGAATCATATGCACCTTGGGAGGATTCATCTTTTTCATACCCATCAAACTTAGCTTCTCCATTGCAGATTCTTATTGATGCTAGCGACGGTGCTTCTGACTATGGGAACAAGTTTGGCGAGCCTTTAATTCAGGGATTTACAAGAAATTTTGGTTCTAGGTTGCCAAACGGGGAGCGCCGTGAATGGCTGAAGCCTATAATGTTCAGTGGGGCAATTGGGCAGATTGACCATGCACACATATCGAAAGGGGATCCAGAAATTGGCATGCTAGTTGTGAAGATTGGTGGTCCAGCATACAGAATTGGTATGGGTGGTGGTGCTGCCTCAAGTATGGTTAGTGGACAGAATGATGCAGAGCTCGATTTTAACGCAGTGCAGCGGGGAGATGCTGAGATGGCACAGAAATTATATCGCGTGATCAGGGCATGTGTGGAAATGGGAGAGAAGAATCCAATCATCAGCATTCATGATCAGGGAGCTGGAGGAAACTGCAATGTCGTGAAAGAAATAATCTATCCTAAGGGTGCTGAAATTGATATCCGCTCAATTGTTGTTGGTGATCACACATTGTCTGTGTTGGAGATCTGGGGTGCTGAATACCAGGAACAAGATGCATTATTGGTGAAGCCTGAGAGCAGAAACCTGTTGCAGTCACTTTGTGATAGAGAGAGAGTTTCAATGGCTGTCCTTGGTGAAATTGATGGTAGTGGAAAGATTGTTTTAATTGACAGTGCTGCTGTGGAGCATGCAATGTTGAGTGGCCTTCCTCCTCCACCGCCTGCTGTTGATCTTGAGCTTGAAAAGGTTTTAGGAGATATGCCTCAGAAGACCTTTGATTTCAAGCGAGTTCCTCGATCGAGTGAGCCCTTAGACATAGCACCCGAGATTACACTGATGGATGTTCTTAAGCGAGTATTGAAGCTTCCCTCAGTATGTTCAAAGCGTTTCTTGACCACTAAGGTTGACAGATGTGTGACAGGTCTTGTGGCACAACAGCAGACGGTTGGCCCTCTGCAACTTCCACTTGCTGATGTTGCTGTAGTTGCACAGACATACACAGATCTGACTGGTGGTGCTTGTGCCATTGGAGAACAACCAATAAAGGGTTTACTTAATCCTGAGGCTATGGCAAGGCTTGCTGTTGGGGAGGCATTGACCAATCTGGTTTGGGCTAAAGTTACATCTCTTGCTGACGTCAAAGCAAGTGGCAATTGGATGTACGCTGCAAAGATTGATGGAGAGGGAGCAGATATGTATGATGCTGCTGTCGCAATGGCTGACTGCATGATTCAACTTGGTATTGCAATTGATGGAGGAAAGGATAGTCTTTCTATGGCAGCTCAATGTGATGGCGAGCTAGTCAAAGCTCCAGGAAATCTTGTTATCAGTGCTTATGTGACATGTCCTGATATAACCTTAACGGTTACTCCAGATCtaaagcttgtgaaggacggggtTCTGTTGCATGTTGACCTGGCTAAAGGAAAGCGGCGACTTGGTTGTTCTGCTCTCGCACAAGCGTTTGATCAAATTGGAAATGACTGCCCAGACATAGAAGATGTCCCTTACTTGAAAAAGGTCTTTGAGGTTGTTCAAGAATTGCTCAGCGAACGTCTGATTTCTGCTGGTCATGACATTAGCGATGGTGGGCTTATTGTCACCATTCTTGAGATGGCATTTGCTGGCAACTGTGGTGTTAACCTCAACATAGAATTAAAAGATAATGACCTTCTTCAAACACTTTTTGCGGAGGAGCTTGGTCTTGTAAttgaagtgcatttggatgacctTGATGTAGTGAAGCAAAAACTTCATGCGGCAGGGGTTTCTGCTAATGTGATAGGAGAAGTAACTGCAGCACCAGAAATAGAGCTGCTTGTTGATGGTGAGGTGTGTTTGAAAGAAAGAACTTCAGACCTCAGAGATTTGTGGGAGGAAACAAGCTTTCAGCTTGAGGAGCTACAGCGGCTGAAATCTTGTGTCAAGCTTGAGAAAGAAGGCCTAAAAAGCCGAACATCGCCCTCATGGCATTTGTCTTTTACGCCCAAATTCACAGACAAGAAACTACTGTCTGCATCCTCGAAACCGAAGGTTGCCATCATTCGGGAAGAAGGGAGCAACAGTGATAGGGAAATGTCTGCTGCATTCCATGCTGCTGGTTTTGAACCGTGGGATATCACAATGTCGGATCTCTTGAACCAAAAGGCTTCTCTAACGGAATTCCGTGGGATTGCATTTGTTGGTGGATTTAGCTATGCAGATGTTCTTGACTCAGCAAAAGGTTGGGCTGCATCTATCAGGTTCAACCAGCCCCTCATTCAGCAGTTCCAGGAGTTCTACAATAGGCCAGACACATTCAGCCTTGGGGTGTGCAATGGGTGTCAGCTCATGGCTCTTCTTGGTTGGGTACCAGGACCCGAAATTGGAGGCTCGCTTGGTGCAGGTGGAGACATGTCCCAGCCAAGGTTCACTCACAATGAATCTGGCCGTTTTGAATGTCGGTTTATCAGTGTGGCCATAGGGGATTCTCCTTCTATAATGTTCAGAGGTATGGAAGGCTCTACTTTGGGCATTTGGAGTGCTCATGGTGAAGGGAGAGCCTTCTTCCCAGATGAAAATGTCTTATCTGATGTTGTCAATTCAAATCTGGCCCCTCTGAGGTACTGCGATGATGCTAATAACGTTACAGAGGTTTATCCTTTCAACCCTAATGGCTCTCCGCTTGGTATTGCGGCCCTTTGCTCCCCCAATGGAAGGCACCTTGCTCTGATGCCACACCCGGAGCGTTCCTTTATGATGTGGCAATACCCATGGTATCCCAAGGAGTGGCAGGTTGAGAAGGGTGGTCCCAGTCCTTGGTTGCGCATGTTCCAGAATGCAAGAGAATGGTGTTCATAG